The following nucleotide sequence is from uncultured Draconibacterium sp..
AATAGAACAGGATGGCGTTTAAATCAACCTATCTCGGAACAATTCAGGATGTTAGCGGCACCTCTTTAAGTGTTGCATTAGATAACACAGCTCCATCTGGTCTAACTTATGTAGATGGCGAAGGATATCGCATTGGACAAATTGGGTCTTTTGTAAAAATCCCCATTGGTTATATTGATTTGTTTGGTCTTGTTACGCAGGTTGGAGCCAGTGCGGTACCCGAAAATCAGATTTTGACACAGCCATATGGGTATCGATGGATCAAAGTACAACTAATTGGAGAAGGACAGCGAAATGGAGCTTTCCAAAGAGGAATATCTCAATATCCGACAATTAGTGATGAAGTTCACCTTGTTTCTGAAAACGACTTAAAAAAGATTTACGGACAACCCGATAAACCTTACTTTGTTAAGGTCGGACATATAGCTGGAGCTGAATCAATTCCTGCACTGATTGACATTAATAAATTGATTACTCGTCACTCTGCAATTGTTGGAACTACCGGTTCCGGGAAATCCACAACAGTTGCAAGTATCTTAAATGCGGTTTCTGATCCAGAAAGATACCCTTCTGCTAGAGTAATCGTTTTTGATATACACGGGGAATATGGAAATGCTTTAAAAGACAGGGCAAATATTTTTAAGGTTAATCCAGATAAAACTGAAGGCAGCACCGAAAAAGACTTATTCATACCTTTCTGGGCTCTTAGTTTTGAGGAGCTAGCTGCAATTAGTTTTGGACAATTTGGGAATGAGAAAGATTATAACACGGTATTAGAACGCATAACCAATGCCAAATTGAAAAGTCTGGAAACATATCCAAAGGATGGTATCAATACGGATACTCTTAATGTTGACTCACCAATTCCATTTAGTTTAAATCACCTGTGGCATGAATTATACACCGAAACATTAGGAAAATTCTATCCGGACAAAGCTGGCAAACCTTTAGCTTTTGAAACGGATGATACTGGACATGAGATGAAAGGTGATCCAGTCAAAGGCATACCACCAGTCTTTAAACCTATAAATACCAATAAGGATAATGGTGATCGCGTTCAACACCCTGTAAATTCTCCTTTAGCTAATAGTCAGCAACTTCACTCGTTGGGTGCTAAATTAAGAATACCACGTTTCGACTTCTTGTTTAAGCCAGGTGAATGGACCCCTGCTGTAAATGGTAAAACAACCAAAGATTTGGATTCATTAATAAAAGATTGGATAGGAAGCGATAAACCCATTACGATAATGGACCTATCAGGTGTTCCAATTTCCATCTTAAACACCATAATTGGAGTTCTATTACGTATTATTTACGACGGCCTTTTTTGGGCCAGAAATTTATCTCAAGGTGGTAGAAACAGACCTTTATTATTATTGATGGAGGAAGCGCATAATTATTTAAACAACGAAGGCAGTGCATTGCCTGTAGTTCAGAAAATAGTAAAAGAAGGACGTAAATATGGTATTGGTGCAATGATTGTTAGCCAAAGACCTTCAGAGGTTAATTCTACGATTTTGTCTCAATGTGGGACGTTTTTCGCGTTGCGTTTAGCAAATACAACTGACAGGGGGCACATTACTGGTGCTGTAACAGACAATTTAGAAGGATTAACCAGTATGTTACCGATTTTAAGAACAGGTGAAGCGATTATACTTGGTGAAGCAGTTAAACTTCCAATGCGAACATTAATTGATGCTCCACCTAAAGACCGTAGACCAGATAGTCAGGATCCAATCATTTATGATGAGCAAGGAGATGAAGATTCTATGCATCCAGGCGGTTGGGGAATTAAACTGGAAGAAAATCCTAATTACAAAGAATTTTTGGAGACTTGGAGATCCCAAAGTC
It contains:
- a CDS encoding ATP-binding protein, coding for MAFKSTYLGTIQDVSGTSLSVALDNTAPSGLTYVDGEGYRIGQIGSFVKIPIGYIDLFGLVTQVGASAVPENQILTQPYGYRWIKVQLIGEGQRNGAFQRGISQYPTISDEVHLVSENDLKKIYGQPDKPYFVKVGHIAGAESIPALIDINKLITRHSAIVGTTGSGKSTTVASILNAVSDPERYPSARVIVFDIHGEYGNALKDRANIFKVNPDKTEGSTEKDLFIPFWALSFEELAAISFGQFGNEKDYNTVLERITNAKLKSLETYPKDGINTDTLNVDSPIPFSLNHLWHELYTETLGKFYPDKAGKPLAFETDDTGHEMKGDPVKGIPPVFKPINTNKDNGDRVQHPVNSPLANSQQLHSLGAKLRIPRFDFLFKPGEWTPAVNGKTTKDLDSLIKDWIGSDKPITIMDLSGVPISILNTIIGVLLRIIYDGLFWARNLSQGGRNRPLLLLMEEAHNYLNNEGSALPVVQKIVKEGRKYGIGAMIVSQRPSEVNSTILSQCGTFFALRLANTTDRGHITGAVTDNLEGLTSMLPILRTGEAIILGEAVKLPMRTLIDAPPKDRRPDSQDPIIYDEQGDEDSMHPGGWGIKLEENPNYKEFLETWRSQSPFIKRIIK